In Ovis aries strain OAR_USU_Benz2616 breed Rambouillet chromosome 8, ARS-UI_Ramb_v3.0, whole genome shotgun sequence, a single window of DNA contains:
- the LOC114116137 gene encoding UL16-binding protein 3-like isoform X2, with product MGGSKTSLVLLSMVLFSGTSSDARFLSYNFTIDPHPRDDQPWCEVQGDVDQKIFLSYDCGRAQIKYLGPLGEEVKSMSAWETQTDTLRDTGDLLKGQMPDVTPEKHTDKGPLTLQARMTCWREGNGHTSASWEFGFSGQLCLLFDSKNGFWTMVHSKGRRMKQKWENDRAVTDFFRTVSMGDCRAWLQDFMVCWEKMLKTSASPTTGPPTVKSSATAIKHITWILPVLLPFAITVFLG from the exons ATGGGTGGATCCAAGACCAGCCTCGTTTTGCTTTCGATGGTCTTGTTCAGCGGAACGTCCAGCG ATGCTCGTTTTCTTTCCTATAATTTCACCATTGATCCTCACCCCAGAGATGATCAGCCATGGTGTGAGGTTCAAGGAGATGTTGATCAAAAGATCTTTCTCTCCTATGACTGTGGTAGAGCTCAGATCAAGTACCTTGGTCCACTGGGAGAGGAAGTGAAAAGTATGAGCGCCTGGGAAACACAGACTGACACACTCAGAGACACTGGAGACCTGCTCAAGGGGCAGATGCCTGACGTTACAccagagaaacacacagacaagG GCCCTCTGACCCTGCAGGCCAGGATGACATGCTGGCGTGAAGGCAATGGACACACCAGTGCATCCTGGGAGTTTGGCTTCAGTGGACAACTGTGCCTCCTCTTTGATTCGAAGAATGGATTCTGGACAATGGTTCATTCTAAAGGGAGGCGGATGAAACAGAAATGGGAGAACGACAGGGCTGTGACGGACTTCTTCAGGACAGTCTCCATGGGAGACTGTCGGGCCTGGCTTCAGGATTTTATGGTGTGCTGGGAGAAAATGTTGAAGACCTCGG CATCACCAACCACGGGCCCTCCTACAGTGAAGTCCTCGGCCACAGCCATCAAGCACATCACCTGGATCCTCCCCGTGCTCCTCCCCTTCGCCATAACTGTCTTCCTGGGCTGA
- the LOC114116137 gene encoding UL16-binding protein 3-like isoform X1: MGGSKTSLVLLSMVLFSGTSSDARFLSYNFTIDPHPRDDQPWCEVQGDVDQKIFLSYDCGRAQIKYLGPLGEEVKSMSAWETQTDTLRDTGDLLKGQMPDVTPEKHTDKGSGPLTLQARMTCWREGNGHTSASWEFGFSGQLCLLFDSKNGFWTMVHSKGRRMKQKWENDRAVTDFFRTVSMGDCRAWLQDFMVCWEKMLKTSASPTTGPPTVKSSATAIKHITWILPVLLPFAITVFLG, from the exons ATGGGTGGATCCAAGACCAGCCTCGTTTTGCTTTCGATGGTCTTGTTCAGCGGAACGTCCAGCG ATGCTCGTTTTCTTTCCTATAATTTCACCATTGATCCTCACCCCAGAGATGATCAGCCATGGTGTGAGGTTCAAGGAGATGTTGATCAAAAGATCTTTCTCTCCTATGACTGTGGTAGAGCTCAGATCAAGTACCTTGGTCCACTGGGAGAGGAAGTGAAAAGTATGAGCGCCTGGGAAACACAGACTGACACACTCAGAGACACTGGAGACCTGCTCAAGGGGCAGATGCCTGACGTTACAccagagaaacacacagacaagG GGTCAGGCCCTCTGACCCTGCAGGCCAGGATGACATGCTGGCGTGAAGGCAATGGACACACCAGTGCATCCTGGGAGTTTGGCTTCAGTGGACAACTGTGCCTCCTCTTTGATTCGAAGAATGGATTCTGGACAATGGTTCATTCTAAAGGGAGGCGGATGAAACAGAAATGGGAGAACGACAGGGCTGTGACGGACTTCTTCAGGACAGTCTCCATGGGAGACTGTCGGGCCTGGCTTCAGGATTTTATGGTGTGCTGGGAGAAAATGTTGAAGACCTCGG CATCACCAACCACGGGCCCTCCTACAGTGAAGTCCTCGGCCACAGCCATCAAGCACATCACCTGGATCCTCCCCGTGCTCCTCCCCTTCGCCATAACTGTCTTCCTGGGCTGA